The Nitrosopumilus sp. genome includes a window with the following:
- a CDS encoding ABC transporter ATP-binding protein, which translates to MNEILRVEHLKKYFTKKGIFDSKSSTVRATDDVSFAVKKGEVFVLAGESGSGKSTIAKLILKSIELDSGKIFYDEQEINDKKKNIDKIRMNCQMIHQDPYDSINPRMKIMGIISEPLEIHNFGNKEERLKRVIQVLHEVKLEPAEEIINKYPHMLSGGQRQRVVLARALALKPKVILADEPVSMLDVSIRAEMLELMQELQKKYNISFIYITHDLTTARYFGQRIGILYMGKIVEIGLIDQVLLAPKHPYTRALIDAISEPDPENLYRERKIRINRPTDIDVYQGCRFRARCPYVIEKCIKEPDLEKINNDHYSACYVKLD; encoded by the coding sequence ATGAATGAGATATTGAGAGTAGAACATTTAAAAAAATATTTTACAAAAAAAGGGATTTTTGATTCAAAATCTTCAACAGTTAGAGCGACTGATGATGTATCATTTGCTGTTAAAAAAGGCGAAGTTTTTGTATTGGCTGGTGAATCTGGTTCTGGAAAATCAACAATTGCAAAGTTAATTCTGAAATCAATCGAGTTAGATTCTGGGAAAATCTTTTATGATGAGCAAGAAATCAATGATAAAAAGAAAAACATAGATAAAATTAGAATGAACTGTCAGATGATTCATCAAGATCCTTATGACTCAATCAATCCAAGAATGAAAATAATGGGCATCATATCAGAGCCTCTAGAGATTCATAATTTTGGAAACAAGGAAGAACGATTGAAAAGAGTGATACAAGTGTTACATGAAGTAAAATTAGAGCCAGCTGAGGAAATTATCAATAAATATCCTCACATGTTATCAGGAGGACAAAGACAGAGAGTAGTTTTAGCAAGAGCTTTGGCATTAAAACCAAAAGTGATTTTGGCAGATGAACCAGTTTCAATGCTAGATGTGTCAATCAGAGCAGAGATGTTAGAGTTAATGCAAGAATTACAAAAAAAATATAACATTTCATTTATTTACATCACACATGATTTGACAACTGCACGATACTTTGGGCAAAGAATTGGGATATTATATATGGGCAAAATTGTAGAGATTGGACTCATTGACCAAGTGTTATTAGCACCCAAACATCCGTACACACGAGCATTAATTGATGCAATTTCAGAACCAGACCCAGAAAATCTGTACAGAGAGAGAAAAATCAGAATAAACAGACCAACAGACATAGATGTTTATCAAGGATGCCGATTTAGGGCAAGATGTCCATATGTGATTGAAAAATGCATTAAAGAACCAGATTTAGAAAAAATAAACAACGATCATTATTCTGCATGCTATGTAAAATTAGATTAG
- a CDS encoding chromosome segregation protein SMC: protein MVHVKKVEIYGFKSFGFKNTTVQFEPGLVSISGPNGSGKSNILDAIIFAMGENKPKIMRVDKLRSLIHDIDGNHRGPKMARSSVHFDNSDRKIPLDSDIVEITREMDENGENIYYLNKKKTQRNHILDLLDMANAGLGQLNAVQQGTVTRISEFTSEEKRRTIEDLIGLSYFDEKKTESIKQLDDADRRLEIALAKMGEIKKRIDELEEERNQKLRHDILERELNRYKAISAANKMKVISSKKDSKESDLRQITTEIVKLNSERNELRAKINELDTDKTKLMAKANDYSQAKASLDLEISSAMEQYEIDNSTISASKKRLQQIDSRLPEIQAELEEINATRGNINIRLQEINESINETNLRKNKINEDLQIIDTQRNKILIEQSEAAAKKSEIDNKIKSLTRQLNDADLKLSKLDHEREESKTKINTNSMKFSDLESDIAKLTGYQYQLESMLKNHNDTISELKSRISKLHSRKSKIINDLDELGLILEKSSTAANQYESKIKTVKGFMHEDYTVAKLKEDSEKLGIIGLVYEMISWDKQYERSILAVSSDWIKAIVVKNFPTLLEIAEFARSKNLPKLKIIPLDAIPKFNLTLPKISGIVGVLSDYVICNDDYSALKTFLFGNIILVDTRKTAYKMSQMGYKTVTTNGEYFEAKGGTVVIDINSKISKLTKLISMSSDIDGLFQSINLIKKYVQKKKHSLKKLDDSIQYYTERLSLSENSLTSTNENYSNLKSRITSAISMKGQLTTRISELTSRTNTIESEIKTTESHIESLQQRIAIVEENYAGGEQDRIANELSKINMKKSDIEKMYTTIMNEYRDKSSQQTTLQTQDKREQSQFSSLSNEIDSLNLEHQELELKIQELEKQKNSKSEVLIKLREKEQDLISTSGSSISHLKEFDDQLNIFREQATDLTNQINILERQSDSLKRDLHDLVENETKLQQILTAFGFNKNMDTFDVDPIVQGLSAELSSLNALNAKAPETYLEVSYGYRSMSTRKNSLEEERNSIVKFIEGIERDKRQTFLDAFDKVDKEIRLIFNKMTGGNAWLELQNEDDIFNSGISYLIQFPNKPKRESTSISGGEKTLAAIVFVLALQKLKPSPFYLFDEVDAHLDAPNSERLANILEERSKESQFIMVSLKDSVVQKAKLIYGVFPKNGVSNVVTYKDKRMQSVRTT, encoded by the coding sequence TTGGTTCACGTTAAAAAAGTTGAGATCTATGGTTTCAAATCATTTGGATTTAAGAACACTACTGTACAGTTTGAACCTGGTCTTGTCTCGATCTCGGGTCCAAATGGTTCTGGAAAAAGTAACATTTTGGATGCAATAATTTTTGCGATGGGCGAAAATAAACCCAAAATTATGAGGGTTGATAAACTACGATCTTTAATTCATGATATTGATGGAAATCACCGCGGTCCAAAAATGGCAAGATCTAGCGTACATTTTGATAATTCTGATAGAAAGATCCCCTTAGATTCTGATATTGTTGAAATTACTAGAGAAATGGATGAAAATGGTGAAAACATATACTATCTAAATAAAAAGAAGACCCAAAGAAATCACATTCTTGATCTTCTTGACATGGCAAACGCTGGTCTAGGTCAACTAAATGCAGTGCAACAAGGAACTGTTACTAGGATTTCTGAATTCACTTCTGAAGAAAAAAGACGCACCATTGAAGATTTAATCGGATTATCTTACTTTGATGAGAAAAAAACTGAATCTATAAAACAATTAGATGATGCAGATAGGCGATTAGAGATTGCTCTGGCAAAAATGGGTGAAATCAAAAAAAGAATTGATGAACTTGAAGAAGAAAGAAATCAAAAACTACGTCATGATATTTTGGAAAGAGAGTTAAATCGTTACAAGGCAATATCTGCAGCCAATAAAATGAAGGTAATTTCAAGCAAAAAAGACTCCAAAGAATCTGATTTGCGCCAAATAACTACTGAAATTGTAAAACTTAATAGTGAGCGTAATGAATTGAGGGCTAAAATCAACGAACTTGATACTGATAAAACAAAACTGATGGCTAAGGCCAATGATTACAGTCAGGCAAAAGCTTCACTAGATTTAGAGATTAGTTCTGCAATGGAGCAGTATGAAATTGATAACAGTACAATATCTGCGTCAAAGAAAAGATTACAACAAATAGATTCTAGACTTCCAGAAATCCAAGCTGAATTAGAGGAAATTAACGCTACAAGAGGTAACATAAACATACGTCTTCAAGAAATTAATGAGTCCATAAATGAAACCAATCTAAGGAAAAATAAAATTAATGAAGATTTACAAATAATTGATACACAGAGAAATAAAATTTTAATTGAGCAATCAGAAGCTGCTGCTAAAAAATCTGAAATTGATAATAAAATTAAATCACTGACCCGTCAATTGAATGATGCAGATTTAAAACTCTCCAAGCTTGATCATGAGAGAGAAGAGTCAAAAACTAAAATTAATACAAATTCTATGAAGTTCTCTGATCTAGAAAGTGATATTGCTAAATTGACTGGATATCAATATCAATTAGAGTCAATGCTCAAAAATCATAATGATACAATATCTGAATTAAAATCTAGGATATCAAAACTACATTCAAGAAAATCTAAAATTATCAATGACTTGGATGAATTAGGGTTGATTCTAGAAAAATCTAGTACAGCTGCAAATCAATATGAATCAAAAATCAAAACAGTGAAAGGATTCATGCATGAAGATTATACTGTTGCAAAATTAAAAGAAGATTCAGAAAAACTAGGAATTATAGGATTAGTATACGAAATGATTTCATGGGATAAGCAATATGAGCGTTCAATATTGGCAGTGAGTTCTGATTGGATTAAAGCAATTGTTGTAAAAAATTTTCCAACATTGCTTGAAATTGCAGAATTTGCAAGAAGTAAAAATCTTCCAAAACTAAAAATCATTCCATTGGATGCTATCCCGAAATTCAATTTGACACTCCCAAAAATATCTGGAATTGTAGGTGTCCTTTCTGATTATGTCATTTGTAATGATGATTACTCTGCACTCAAAACGTTCCTATTTGGGAATATTATACTTGTAGACACACGGAAAACTGCATACAAAATGTCTCAAATGGGTTACAAAACAGTAACCACGAATGGTGAGTATTTTGAAGCAAAAGGTGGAACTGTAGTTATTGATATCAATTCAAAAATTTCTAAACTAACAAAGCTAATTTCAATGAGTAGTGACATCGATGGTTTATTCCAATCAATTAACTTAATCAAAAAATATGTACAAAAGAAGAAACATTCATTGAAAAAATTGGATGATTCTATTCAATATTACACTGAACGACTTTCACTTTCAGAAAATTCTTTAACATCTACAAATGAAAATTATTCTAATTTAAAATCTAGAATAACATCTGCAATTAGTATGAAGGGACAACTCACAACACGAATATCTGAATTAACTTCTAGAACTAATACTATAGAATCTGAGATAAAAACAACTGAATCTCATATTGAATCTTTACAACAACGTATTGCGATAGTTGAGGAAAATTATGCAGGCGGTGAACAGGATCGTATTGCAAATGAATTGTCTAAAATTAACATGAAAAAATCTGATATTGAAAAAATGTATACCACTATCATGAATGAATACCGTGATAAATCGTCACAGCAAACTACATTACAAACTCAAGACAAGCGAGAACAATCTCAATTCAGTAGTCTTTCAAATGAAATTGATTCCCTGAATCTAGAGCATCAAGAATTAGAACTTAAAATTCAAGAATTAGAAAAACAAAAAAATTCAAAAAGTGAGGTTCTTATCAAATTAAGAGAAAAAGAACAAGATCTTATATCGACATCTGGTTCTTCTATTAGCCATCTTAAAGAATTTGATGATCAGTTAAATATTTTCAGAGAGCAGGCAACTGATCTCACAAACCAAATTAATATTTTGGAACGCCAATCCGATTCATTAAAACGTGATCTTCATGATTTGGTTGAAAATGAAACCAAATTACAACAAATCCTTACTGCTTTTGGATTCAATAAAAACATGGATACTTTTGATGTTGATCCAATTGTTCAAGGTTTAAGTGCTGAACTTTCCTCCCTTAACGCATTAAACGCAAAAGCTCCTGAGACATACCTTGAGGTATCTTATGGTTATCGGTCAATGTCTACTAGAAAGAATTCTCTTGAAGAAGAAAGAAATTCTATTGTTAAATTTATTGAGGGTATAGAAAGAGACAAACGACAAACATTCTTAGATGCATTTGATAAAGTCGATAAAGAAATACGCCTAATTTTCAACAAAATGACTGGAGGGAATGCATGGTTAGAATTACAAAACGAAGATGACATATTTAATTCTGGAATCTCCTATCTAATTCAATTCCCAAATAAACCTAAAAGAGAGTCTACATCGATTAGCGGTGGTGAAAAAACATTAGCTGCAATTGTATTTGTTCTTGCATTACAAAAGCTAAAACCATCTCCCTTTTACCTTTTTGATGAAGTAGATGCACATCTTGATGCTCCTAATTCTGAGCGACTTGCAAATATCTTAGAGGAAAGATCCAAAGAAAGTCAATTCATTATGGTGTCTCTAAAAGACTCTGTTGTACAAAAAGCTAAATTGATTTATGGTGTTTTTCCAAAAAATGGTGTTTCCAATGTTGTCACTTATAAGGATAAGCGTATGCAATCTGTTAGAACAACCTAA
- a CDS encoding carbon-nitrogen hydrolase family protein yields MIKLGLIQTTSCDTNEEGVLRVSKILKKLGRNNAEIVCLPEQWLKNNEIRDFNLEFSEFKKIAKEYSMTIIPGAFYETENKKTSIISPIIGPEGEFIGKQEKIHPFGHERDNVKPGNEAKIFNTACKFGIIVCYDMVFPNVANTLAKKGAQVLFAPSRIVKKGIEPWQIYVQARALENRIPILAANVENMRFGGNSIVVDLTEKSNIITTKITRLNGEQGVTREFTLEKYEQSRRNRFSDSNRFQ; encoded by the coding sequence ATGATAAAATTAGGATTAATTCAAACTACATCATGTGATACAAATGAGGAGGGAGTCTTACGAGTTTCAAAGATTCTTAAAAAATTAGGAAGAAATAATGCCGAAATTGTCTGCTTACCAGAACAATGGCTAAAAAATAATGAGATCAGGGATTTTAATTTAGAATTTTCAGAATTTAAAAAAATTGCTAAAGAGTATTCAATGACAATCATTCCAGGAGCATTTTATGAAACAGAAAACAAAAAAACATCAATTATTTCACCAATTATAGGCCCTGAAGGCGAATTTATAGGCAAACAAGAGAAAATCCACCCATTTGGCCATGAAAGAGATAACGTGAAACCTGGAAATGAGGCTAAAATTTTCAACACAGCCTGTAAATTTGGAATCATAGTTTGTTATGACATGGTGTTCCCTAATGTGGCAAATACATTAGCAAAAAAAGGGGCCCAAGTTCTATTTGCACCAAGTAGAATTGTAAAGAAGGGTATAGAGCCATGGCAGATTTATGTTCAAGCTCGAGCACTTGAAAATAGAATACCAATCCTAGCAGCAAATGTGGAAAATATGAGATTTGGAGGAAACAGTATCGTGGTAGATTTAACTGAAAAGAGCAACATAATTACAACAAAAATCACCAGACTTAACGGAGAGCAAGGAGTTACAAGAGAATTTACACTTGAAAAATATGAACAGAGCAGAAGGAACAGATTTTCAGATTCTAATAGATTTCAGTGA
- a CDS encoding inositol-3-phosphate synthase — MTDRIKVALVGIGNCFSGLIQGIEYYRKNPSQEVTGIIHDKLAGYGIHDIDFVCGFDVGENKVGKLLHEAIYEFPNMVNWIPKDELPKTSAKVYESPILDGVGLWVENRIKPITSTKNPEQIAEDVKKILKDTGAEIIVSYLPVGSDKVTEFWAQVCLDTNTAFVNCIPSFIASDEKWAKKFEEKNIPCIGDDIKGQVGATIVHRTLAKLCSDRGTKIEKTYQINVGGNTDFLNMKEQDRLMSKKISKTESVQSQLKERLDDDQIYVGPSDFIPFLGNTKLMFMRIEGRQWANIPYNMEVRLEVDDKANSAGIVIDAIRLAKIALDRGLGGPIKPASAYLMKHPIEQTSDIAAKTACEKFVTGN; from the coding sequence TTGACAGATAGAATTAAAGTTGCATTGGTGGGGATAGGAAATTGTTTTTCAGGGTTAATTCAAGGAATTGAATATTATAGAAAAAACCCCTCTCAAGAAGTTACCGGAATTATTCATGATAAATTAGCTGGATATGGAATTCATGATATTGACTTTGTATGTGGATTTGATGTAGGTGAAAATAAAGTTGGAAAGTTACTCCATGAAGCAATTTATGAATTTCCCAACATGGTTAACTGGATTCCTAAAGATGAATTACCAAAAACATCTGCAAAAGTATATGAAAGTCCAATATTGGATGGGGTTGGATTATGGGTTGAAAACAGAATTAAACCTATTACAAGTACAAAAAACCCAGAACAAATAGCTGAAGATGTAAAAAAAATACTCAAGGATACTGGAGCTGAAATTATTGTATCGTATTTACCTGTAGGTTCTGACAAAGTCACTGAATTCTGGGCTCAAGTTTGTCTTGATACTAATACTGCTTTTGTAAATTGTATTCCATCCTTTATTGCATCTGATGAAAAATGGGCAAAAAAATTTGAAGAAAAAAATATTCCATGTATTGGTGATGATATAAAAGGACAAGTTGGTGCAACCATTGTTCATAGGACTTTAGCTAAATTGTGTAGTGACAGGGGAACAAAAATTGAAAAAACATACCAAATCAATGTTGGCGGTAATACAGATTTTCTTAACATGAAAGAACAAGATAGACTCATGTCTAAGAAAATTTCAAAAACTGAAAGCGTTCAAAGTCAACTTAAGGAAAGACTAGATGATGATCAAATTTATGTAGGCCCATCTGACTTCATACCATTTTTAGGTAATACTAAACTCATGTTTATGAGAATTGAAGGTCGTCAATGGGCCAATATTCCATATAACATGGAGGTTCGTTTAGAAGTTGATGATAAGGCAAACTCTGCAGGGATTGTAATTGATGCAATTAGGTTAGCAAAAATTGCTCTTGATAGAGGATTAGGAGGACCAATTAAACCTGCCAGTGCATATTTAATGAAGCATCCGATTGAGCAAACATCTGATATTGCTGCAAAAACTGCATGTGAAAAGTTTGTTACTGGCAATTAA
- a CDS encoding PAC2 family protein, producing MFPRIKINELIKIDLDGGYLIDGFPSMGFSSAIATESMIQTSQFELAGVIDSESFPPISIVKNGKPNFPTRIFINKNLKLAVFLSYLTIDQSLQRITAKTMLKWAKKHNIGLIVSSVAVKSLNDEEMIGIGSTNTARTKIKEAGLKVLENGTIPGIPGMLLNEGSISNQDVIVIIFHSDGTGPDFKSSADLCVAMSKLIPGALCDISSLQKEAEKAEMLIKEAQIESKNLKDTMYQ from the coding sequence TTGTTTCCAAGAATTAAAATTAACGAATTAATAAAAATAGATTTAGATGGTGGATATCTGATAGATGGTTTTCCATCTATGGGATTTAGCAGTGCAATAGCAACAGAATCAATGATACAGACATCACAGTTTGAATTAGCAGGTGTGATTGATTCAGAAAGTTTCCCTCCAATCAGTATAGTAAAAAATGGAAAGCCAAATTTTCCGACCAGGATTTTTATAAATAAGAATTTGAAATTAGCTGTGTTTTTATCATATCTTACAATTGATCAATCATTACAAAGAATCACCGCTAAAACAATGCTAAAATGGGCAAAAAAACACAATATTGGGTTAATTGTTAGCAGTGTTGCAGTAAAATCATTAAATGATGAAGAGATGATAGGTATTGGAAGTACCAACACAGCAAGAACAAAAATCAAAGAAGCAGGTTTGAAAGTATTAGAGAATGGTACCATTCCAGGAATTCCTGGAATGTTGCTAAATGAAGGAAGTATTTCAAATCAAGATGTGATTGTAATTATTTTTCACTCTGATGGAACAGGTCCTGATTTTAAATCAAGTGCAGATCTTTGTGTGGCAATGTCCAAATTAATTCCAGGAGCATTATGTGATATTTCATCATTACAAAAAGAGGCAGAAAAAGCCGAGATGTTAATAAAAGAAGCACAGATAGAATCAAAGAATCTCAAAGATACAATGTATCAGTGA
- a CDS encoding LysE family translocator: MVEITEFAFMVMVISASGVMMPGPLFVANISSGIQGGVKTGIKIAVGHAIVELPLVILLGIGVFSLEAFPEFRIAISILGAIVLFIFGTLQLKTIFEKKKVTKSKLNRDPLIIGILLSLFNPFFIIWWLTIGFKLISDAMLVWAFTGILIVFALHIWMDFAWLGVVAFLASKSVKILSSKSYKFMMSGLSIMLIYFGIMFLVDISL; the protein is encoded by the coding sequence ATGGTCGAGATCACTGAATTTGCATTTATGGTGATGGTTATTTCAGCATCAGGAGTTATGATGCCAGGACCACTTTTTGTGGCAAATATTTCATCAGGAATCCAAGGAGGTGTAAAAACAGGAATCAAAATAGCAGTAGGACATGCCATAGTAGAATTACCATTAGTGATTTTACTTGGGATTGGAGTGTTTTCGTTAGAAGCATTTCCAGAATTCAGAATAGCGATATCCATTTTAGGCGCAATTGTACTTTTTATTTTTGGAACACTACAATTAAAAACAATATTTGAAAAAAAGAAAGTTACAAAATCAAAACTAAACAGGGATCCATTAATCATAGGAATTTTGTTAAGTCTGTTTAACCCATTTTTTATAATATGGTGGTTAACAATAGGATTCAAATTAATTTCAGATGCTATGCTAGTTTGGGCATTTACAGGTATACTAATTGTATTTGCATTACACATATGGATGGATTTTGCGTGGTTAGGAGTAGTAGCCTTTCTTGCATCAAAAAGTGTTAAGATTTTATCAAGTAAGAGTTACAAATTCATGATGTCGGGGTTAAGCATCATGTTGATTTATTTTGGAATAATGTTTTTAGTAGACATTTCACTTTAA
- a CDS encoding DNA-binding protein, with protein sequence MEKPEKLNKSQRAFRYNRNLKLSNNNKSKDAEDILSEFGSRLKSEPTSEPTSEPQFTASKTTVDDFSKPRDKNYFSDSPHSNEERDVIFVGIKPIMTYVSATLTQLSTRPTVTIKARGKRITQAVDVSQMIVKRMDSVGYFVSDVRISSDSLTSQDGKQRNVSTMEIDISKN encoded by the coding sequence ATGGAAAAACCTGAAAAATTAAATAAAAGCCAAAGAGCATTTCGTTATAATAGGAATTTAAAATTGAGCAACAATAACAAATCAAAAGATGCAGAAGATATTTTATCTGAGTTTGGTTCTAGACTTAAATCCGAACCAACATCCGAACCAACATCCGAACCACAATTTACTGCATCAAAAACTACTGTTGATGACTTTTCAAAACCTCGTGATAAAAACTATTTTTCTGATTCACCACATTCTAACGAAGAACGTGATGTGATTTTTGTTGGTATTAAACCCATAATGACTTATGTTTCAGCAACTCTGACTCAACTTTCTACAAGGCCTACAGTTACAATCAAAGCCCGTGGAAAAAGAATCACACAAGCTGTTGATGTTTCACAAATGATAGTTAAACGAATGGACTCAGTAGGGTATTTTGTTAGTGACGTGAGAATCTCATCTGACTCTTTAACTTCACAAGATGGAAAACAACGTAACGTCTCAACAATGGAAATTGATATTTCAAAAAATTAA
- a CDS encoding TIGR00341 family protein — MRKIEVICYEQQSQSVEFTFKKYKIPFHSELTLAEDEKLLRYTGICPDSLSSGLANELNKMIDTRRKELYVTSFAIEATLSDYLSNYVKELEKKQVKVKKKKLIEEYESIIEPSVSFNKNLLFMIVIAAGVAAAGLFANNASLVIGAMLISPLLGPISAFSFNTAVGKSDKMIKSLISGMILLVAVIGTGALLTAITIQFTDLPITNEILSRTEISPVFLGVAIALGFAGGIAMTTNIPGILVGVAIAAALVPPATVAGIGIALLNFDMFSNALTLTGANIIGLVLGMMIVFFIGGVTPRKFFEKEKAQQHMIITITIFIGLSILLGFLLFKP, encoded by the coding sequence TTGAGAAAAATCGAAGTTATTTGTTATGAGCAACAAAGTCAAAGCGTAGAGTTTACCTTTAAAAAATATAAAATTCCGTTTCATTCTGAATTAACTTTAGCAGAAGACGAAAAGCTTTTGAGATATACCGGAATATGCCCTGATTCATTATCCAGTGGTTTGGCAAATGAATTAAACAAGATGATAGATACTAGGAGAAAAGAATTGTATGTGACTAGTTTTGCAATAGAAGCAACTCTTTCTGACTACCTTTCAAATTATGTAAAAGAACTCGAAAAAAAGCAAGTCAAGGTAAAAAAGAAAAAATTGATTGAAGAGTATGAGTCAATAATAGAGCCAAGTGTAAGTTTTAACAAGAATCTACTTTTCATGATAGTTATTGCAGCAGGTGTTGCAGCTGCAGGGCTCTTTGCAAACAACGCTTCGCTTGTGATAGGAGCCATGCTTATATCTCCGCTACTTGGTCCAATATCGGCATTTTCATTCAACACAGCAGTTGGAAAGTCCGACAAGATGATCAAGTCATTAATTTCAGGTATGATTTTGTTGGTGGCAGTTATTGGTACAGGTGCACTCCTGACTGCAATCACAATCCAGTTTACGGACTTGCCGATAACAAATGAAATTTTATCTAGAACAGAAATCTCGCCAGTATTTTTAGGAGTGGCAATTGCATTAGGATTTGCAGGAGGTATTGCAATGACTACAAACATTCCAGGAATTCTGGTCGGAGTGGCAATTGCAGCTGCTTTAGTGCCTCCAGCCACAGTTGCAGGGATTGGAATCGCATTGTTAAATTTCGATATGTTTTCAAACGCACTGACACTCACTGGAGCAAACATTATTGGTTTAGTACTGGGAATGATGATAGTTTTTTTCATTGGTGGGGTAACCCCAAGAAAATTTTTCGAAAAAGAAAAAGCCCAACAACATATGATCATCACAATAACAATTTTTATTGGTTTGAGTATTCTTTTAGGATTTTTATTGTTTAAACCATAA
- a CDS encoding universal stress protein, which yields MYNTILVPHAGTEAGDKALEHAIYLASTSSKIIILHIVEEIQYPPSFTLSSSEHKNLLKSIDTANKEMREDMAKKMEKYAQQCKEKGIPSEVIVKIGDAAENILRVITNQKVDLVVMSKRRKLKGIKKLLSLGSVSRKIVENTSCPIFLLDIEKL from the coding sequence ATGTATAATACAATTCTTGTACCTCATGCTGGAACTGAAGCAGGTGATAAAGCATTAGAACACGCAATTTATCTAGCTAGTACTTCATCTAAAATTATAATTTTACATATAGTAGAAGAAATACAATATCCTCCATCATTTACTCTATCTTCATCTGAACATAAAAATCTGCTAAAGAGTATAGATACTGCAAATAAGGAAATGAGGGAAGATATGGCGAAAAAGATGGAAAAATATGCCCAACAATGTAAAGAAAAAGGGATCCCATCTGAAGTCATTGTGAAAATTGGTGATGCAGCTGAAAATATCTTAAGAGTGATTACAAATCAAAAAGTGGATCTTGTAGTAATGTCAAAGAGAAGAAAACTAAAAGGAATAAAAAAATTACTATCTTTAGGCAGTGTTTCAAGAAAAATAGTTGAAAATACATCATGTCCTATATTTCTGTTAGATATTGAGAAATTATGA
- a CDS encoding CBS domain-containing protein, translating to MSLKDLLPLSFSSTPAVSIRKENKVWVATSMLIHYLESFTDSLVVTEKDEKPIGVIGGKEIIESIFKNPSSDFFDNMTVEQITDEDLVILSDKTTLKELLEKWKQTRRAFSIIPNTLGGYSAISARKILEIGANCVTDFTISELPKKEIITFEKDNTIMDIISLMLEKKTRKLLLKDTNYFVSDRLLIQSIAQEFNFFRNIKFLELHIEESLKFEEGKKISKNLNLADLSKIMYSMLHPCVIYHDQVVTPWDICMALQSDRIEFLG from the coding sequence TTGAGTCTAAAAGATCTACTTCCACTATCTTTTAGCTCTACTCCTGCTGTAAGTATACGAAAAGAAAACAAGGTGTGGGTTGCAACAAGTATGCTAATTCACTACTTGGAATCATTCACAGATTCACTTGTTGTTACAGAAAAAGATGAAAAACCTATTGGAGTAATTGGAGGTAAAGAAATAATTGAGAGTATTTTCAAAAACCCTTCATCAGACTTTTTTGATAATATGACTGTAGAGCAAATTACAGATGAAGATCTGGTTATACTCTCAGACAAAACTACTTTGAAAGAACTTTTGGAAAAATGGAAGCAGACTAGGAGAGCATTTTCAATCATTCCTAATACTTTAGGTGGGTATTCTGCAATATCTGCAAGAAAAATACTTGAAATTGGCGCTAATTGTGTTACAGATTTCACCATATCGGAATTACCTAAAAAAGAAATAATCACATTTGAAAAAGATAACACCATAATGGATATCATCAGTTTGATGTTAGAAAAAAAAACCCGTAAACTACTTTTAAAAGATACAAATTATTTTGTAAGTGATCGCTTACTCATTCAGAGTATTGCCCAAGAATTCAATTTTTTTAGAAATATAAAGTTCTTAGAATTGCATATTGAAGAATCATTGAAATTTGAAGAAGGCAAAAAAATTTCCAAAAACTTGAATTTGGCAGATCTTTCAAAAATCATGTATTCTATGTTACATCCATGTGTAATTTATCATGATCAAGTTGTTACTCCATGGGATATTTGCATGGCATTACAATCAGATAGAATAGAGTTTTTAGGATAG